Proteins found in one Lates calcarifer isolate ASB-BC8 linkage group LG8, TLL_Latcal_v3, whole genome shotgun sequence genomic segment:
- the nanos1 gene encoding nanos homolog 1, with protein sequence MDFLNHNYLNARSPYDYTFNFWNDYLGLTTLVTKNNKLSMPQNPNSITESLKATLGLDDSPACPCVIAGGVGESGHLDCCCPSGSPPPASILDLKERFSILSPFQNQLGVQLPEREVGFGGSFAGFDLFGMERKMRKPASRSKQEPKICVFCRNNGAPEEVYGSHVLKTPDGRVVCPILRAYTCPLCSANGDNAHTIKYCPLSKDQPSQRPLKGGRAVGGKRMKIF encoded by the coding sequence ATGGATTTTCTCAACCACAACTATTTGAATGCGCGCAGCCCATATGACTATACTTTTAATTTCTGGAACGACTATCTCGGGCTGACGACGTTGGTTACGAAGAATAATAAGCTCAGCATGCCCCAAAACCCCAACTCCATCACCGAGTCTCTGAAAGCGACCCTGGGTTTGGACGATTCCCCGGCGTGTCCGTGCGTAATCGCGGGCGGCGTTGGAGAGAGCGGGCACCTGGACTGCTGCTGCCCGTCCGGGAGCCCCCCGCCGGCCTCCATCCTGGACCTGAAAGAGCGTTTCTCGATACTGAGCCCCTTCCAAAACCAGCTCGGCGTCCAGCTGCCGGAGCGGGAGGTGGGCTTTGGTGGGAGCTTCGCTGGGTTTGATCTGTTCGGCATGGAGAGGAAGATGCGCAAACCCGCTTCCAGGAGCAAGCAGGAGCCCAAAATCTGCGTCTTCTGCCGAAATAACGGAGCGCCCGAGGAGGTGTACGGCTCCCACGTCCTGAAGACCCCGGACGGCAGGGTTGTGTGCCCGATTCTGAGGGCTTATACCTGTCCCCTTTGCAGTGCCAACGGGGACAATGCCCACACGATAAAATACTGTCCACTGTCAAAAGACCAGCCATCCCAGCGACCATTAAAGGGGGGGAGGGCAGTGGGTGGTAAGAGGATGAAAATATTCTAA